From the Buchnera aphidicola (Macrosiphum euphorbiae) genome, the window AAATTCCATTAATTAAAGTTGATTTTCCGACATTTGGTCGACCAATAAAGGCTACCTTTATTACTGATTTTTTTGGTTCTTCATTTTTATATGATTGATCTATTTTTTCTTTTTTAAAATTTATTTTTATCCAAGGAATTAAGTGTTTAGTAATAAGAGTATTTATTCCTTGATTATGACTAGCAGAAATTTTTTGTATTTTTTCAAATCCCAAAGAGTAGAATTCATTGAATGTAGAAGTGTGATTAATACCATCAATTTTATTAATAACTAGAATAGTTTTTTTTTGATAAATTCTTATTTTTTTAGAAATTTCATATTCTTGCAGCATTAATCCATCTTGAGCGTCTACTAGAAATAAAATTAAGTGAGATTCTCTTATAGCTATTAATGTTTGTTGATATGCTTTTTTTTCTATTTCGTTCGATTTGATATCTAGACCTGCTGTATCAATTAAAATTATTTTTTGATTTGTTTCTAATGTGCAGTATCCATATTGTCTATCTCTAGTAATTCCTGGATAATTAGCTACTAATGCATTTCTAGTTTTTGTTAAAACATTAAATAAAGTAGATTTTCCTACATTAGTACGGCCGATTAATACAATAATAGGTATCATTTTAAATATACACTCTTTTTTAATAATTTTGTATTATATAAATAAATTTTAATATTTTTATGTTTTGCATTTATTTTTTCATTTATTAAATTTATTTTTATTTTTTTAATTCATTGATTTTCATATTAATAATCTCTTTAGATGCATTAGAATCTTCAATTAAAAAACTTTTTTTCCAACATTTTAGCGCTTGTTTTTTATTATTTTTCATAGCAAAAATATCACCTTTCATATTCTCAATTATATTATCCCAATTATGGTTATTAATTGTTTCGAGAATATCTATTGCTTCCTTGTTTTTGTTTGTTTGAATTTGTATTTTTGCCATATTTAATTTTAAAATATTTTTTAAATTTTCTTCTTTTGTATACTTCAAACTGTTTTTTAACTGAATATATGCTTTATCGAAATTTTTATATAGCACATATTTTTTAGCTAGAGATAAAGCTGTTAAGGTTCCATAAATGTTGTTATTTTTAATAATAAAATTTTCTACTTCATGTAAAATTTTAACGTTTTTTTTATTTATTTTTTTTGTGATTTCTTCATATTTTAAAAGTTCTGAATTTTTTTTATTTATTACAAAAGGATATTTCCAATAAAATAAAATAAAGCTGATAATAAGAAAAAATAAAATAAGAAAACCAATCTTTTTTTTCGATATGCCAAACATTTTTTTCTCCATTAAA encodes:
- a CDS encoding YfgM family protein, with product MFGISKKKIGFLILFFLIISFILFYWKYPFVINKKNSELLKYEEITKKINKKNVKILHEVENFIIKNNNIYGTLTALSLAKKYVLYKNFDKAYIQLKNSLKYTKEENLKNILKLNMAKIQIQTNKNKEAIDILETINNHNWDNIIENMKGDIFAMKNNKKQALKCWKKSFLIEDSNASKEIINMKINELKK